The Castanea sativa cultivar Marrone di Chiusa Pesio chromosome 11, ASM4071231v1 genome contains a region encoding:
- the LOC142614783 gene encoding pentatricopeptide repeat-containing protein At3g61520, mitochondrial codes for MAISISASKLFKLRLHSPIILRHLSTESNPPPLPQHQDQDSLITQALQLLQAPDYDSNSNTTTQLQELLFSSSSPSSPFIFRNITRRLSSSSEALKFFHYLQSNSPSQDILPSLSSTFQAIFELASREPDSHNKLLELYGTAKEHNVPLTINAATLLIRCLGRAGMVDQVLVVVKEVDPSLKNTHFCNVAIDVMFRLRRVDDALKVLDEMLQSDSKCPPNDSTGDIIFGAMLRREWRGRSINDEEIVGLVSKFGEHNVFPDTFKLTQLITKFCRNRKTGHAWDLLHDMMKSGGVVEAASCNALLTGLGKGGDFERMNKLTTEMKEMNIQPDVVTFGILINLMCKSRRVDEALEVFKKMKEGSDGVLVEPDAIMYNTLIDGLCKVGRQEEGLSLVEQMRSQNGCAPNTVTYNCLIDGFCKSGEIERAQELFDQMNRESVFPNVITLNTLIDGMCRHGRINSAVEFLNDMQSKGVKGNAVTYAILINAFCNVNNIDKAMEFFDQMSNSGCSPDAIVYYTLISGLSQAGRMDDASSVVSKLKEVGFCLDTVCYNVLIGGFCKKNKLDKAYEMLKEMEEAGVKPDSVTYNTLISYLSKTGNFTTAHRVMRKMIKEGLTPTVVTYGALIHAYCLIGKIDEAMKIFRDMGSASKVPPNTVIYNILIDSLCKNDDVEHALSLMDDMKVKGVKPNITTYNAIFKGLRDKNLLEKAFELMDRMIEQACNPDYITMEVLTEWLSAVGETVKLKNFVQGYEVSASSA; via the coding sequence ATGGCCATATCAATCTCAGCATCAAAACTGTTCAAACTCCGCCTCCACTCTCCGATCATCCTCCGCCACCTCTCCACCGAAtccaacccaccaccactaccacaaCACCAAGACCAAGACTCCCTAATAACCCAAGCTCTCCAACTCCTCCAAGCCCCCGATTATGACTCCAACTCCAACACCACCACGCAACTCCAGGAGCTCCTCTTTTCCtcatcttctccttcttctccttTCATTTTCCGCAACATCACTCGTCGCTTATCCTCTTCTTCTGAAGCCCTCAAGTTCTTCCACTACCTTCAATCCAACTCTCCTTCACAAGATATCTTACCCTCTTTGTCTTCCACCTTCCAAGCCATCTTCGAGCTCGCTAGCCGCGAACCCGATTCGCATAACAAGTTGTTAGAACTTTATGGCACGGCTAAAGAGCATAATGTCCCACTTACTATCAATGCCGCAACACTTCTTATTAGGTGCTTGGGAAGAGCTGGAATGGTGGACCAGGTCCTTGTTGTGGTTAAAGAAGTAGACCCTTCTTTGAAGAACACGCATTTTTGCAATGTGGCGATCGATGTGATGTTTAGATTGAGGCGTGTTGATGATGCACTCAAGGTGCTCGACGAAATGCTTCAATCGGATTCAAAGTGCCCACCTAATGACTCTACGGGTGATATTATATTTGGGGCCATGTTGAGGAGGGAGTGGCGTGGGAGGAGTATCAATGACGAGGAAATTGTTGGGTTGGTGTCGAAATTTGGCGAGCACAATGTGTTCCCTGATACGTTTAAACTTACACAGTTGATTACTAAATTTTGTAGGAATAGAAAGACAGGTCATGCTTGGGATCTTTTACATGACATGATGAAGTCTGGTGGTGTGGTGGAAGCTGCTTCTTGCAATGCGCTTTTGACAGGTTTGGGAAAAGGTGGGGATTTTGAGAGGATGAATAAGCTTACTACGGAGATGAAAGAGATGAATATTCAACCTGATGTGGTGACTTTTGGGATTCTTATTAATCTTATGTGCAAGTCTCGGAGGGTCGATGAGGCATTGGAGGttttcaagaaaatgaaagaagggAGTGATGGGGTCTTGGTTGAACCTGATGCAATCATGTATAATACTCTGATTGATGGACTTTGTAAAGTTGGGAGGCAAGAAGAAGGGTTGAGTTTGGTGGAACAGATGAGATCACAAAACGGATGTGCACCAAATACCGTTACCTATAATTGCTTGATTGATGGGTTCTGCAAATCTGGTGAAATTGAGAGGGCACAGGAGCTGTTTGATCAGATGAATAGGGAAAGCGTGTTTCCTAATGTGATCACCCTTAATACTTTAATTGATGGTATGTGCAGACATGGGCGGATCAATAGTGCAGTTGAGTTCCTCAATGACATGCAAAGTAAAGGTGTGAAAGGCAATGCAGTCACATATGCAATCTTGATTAATGCCTTTTGTAATGTCAACAATATTGATAAAGCAATGGAATTTTTCGATCAAATGTCAAATTCTGGATGCTCCCCCGATGCTATTGTTTATTACACCTTGATCTCAGGTTTGAGCCAAGCTGGAAGGATGGATGATGCCAGCTCTGTTGTATCAAAGTTGAAAGAAGTTGGGTTCTGCCTCGATACTGTGTGCTACAATGTTCTAATTGGTGGGTTCTGCAAGAAGAATAAGTTGGATAAAGCATATGAGATGCTCAAGGAAATGGAGGAAGCTGGAGTTAAGCCTGATAGTGTCACGTATAACACCTTGATCTCCTATTTGAGCAAAACTGGGAATTTTACAACCGCCCATAGAGTGATGAGAAAGATGATTAAGGAGGGTCTTACACCCACTGTTGTCACTTATGGTGCACTAATACATGCATATTGCTTAATCGGAAAAATAGATGAAGCCATGAAAATCTTTAGAGATATGGGTTCTGCATCAAAGGTTCCTCCCAACACCGTAATATACAATATTCTTATAGATTCTCTCTGCAAGAATGATGATGTAGAACATGCTCTTTCTCTGATGGATGATATGAAGGTTAAAGGGGTGAAGCCCAATATTACCACATACAATGCTATCTTCAAAGGCCTCCGGGACAAAAATTTATTAGAGAAAGCATTTGAACTTATGGACAGAATGATTGAACAGGCTTGTAATCCTGATTATATAACCATGGAGGTGCTTACTGAGTGGCTTTCTGCTGTTGGTGAAACAGTAaagttgaaaaattttgtgCAAGGATATGAGGTTTCTGCTTCTAGTGCataa